From Phycisphaerae bacterium, one genomic window encodes:
- a CDS encoding tetratricopeptide repeat protein: MGTASSSRIFKLIIVLLAVAVVGAGLFELRKYRKRVAVRKALAAGEAAYEARDYTNAATELGRYVAANNQDVPMLLKYANAQLKRRPQSRGAVTQAVAALDTILRLQPAHAEAADRLVTLFLGMGAPAEAEHAAEAWHRVAPDSLAAQRLLARAYWANDKRAKAAETLDRLIKAHPEDYEAASLSVSFILAGQIPGPESAPATGTAPADQVPSVSTSTPLASADQLVATWDRCIEVLDEAVARNPKVAAARIVRASHTYRIARIFAAAGESQRAQENRERVLEDLAEAVRLESTNWEDAVQIAQLFVDIGRRNEANAQFDRAEALAPTEVDVYLVRCALAIDLNEAEGGAAVLDRAFKLPLGDRRYDLLAPAVELYAMANRPKDARARLDEARKPDTPAEVLRYLEGVVAFADGNVADAMPKLEEALKLAGANPRLVGAYLWLGRAYVASGNPRRAISPLKEYVRGAVQVGRSPTAGQMALSQVYSELGRWEDAIKAFTEARSNPYAARSATLRSLQMQSLLARPGGAKPDARKIETLYREVRERSDAVPQDVALKVQLAQLTYFRGQLEEAVKILKSTRDESRETATITAALVGILIDAGKHREAIEECTAAISSADKTQLPLFQAMLAEVYARQGDQEMARKTFTAAAEQATGSGRTLIRTQLAEWLVRQQHVEEAREVLARVVEEEPGNVAILNRLLALRPDPGKFSALVEQLKKAEGESGLHWRYWQAVGWLQSDDWQNHRREIEANLNECLAKDPEFSEAALALTQRYAKAGEWELAIGVSRKAFALDSQNIQLAVGVLEAAAKLRRWSEVDQVLAALPAEALNRPEVLQFRVQQAFQRGDARGAVALLEEQVKDGRDYAARLNLARALSTSPEGATRARQLLAEAAAIKPEAPEVLAARVEFHLDRSEFKEALDLCGEAIARKPSADAYQLRARVHEAQRDLASAAVDLQQVASLEGRAEEGYLAVGRMYYRQNQFQQAVESWEAGLKLMPRSYLLRGALAEARVSSGDKSEKEKGRILLDELLRDLEQGLKERPKDEQLLNLRDELLLTRVELQLTSLDETQFKVRKPEEITAFLQELEGVCDRILARNPKSSFAYALLAQTALVQEEQALRRADRTVAQRQRARGLDYLDRGVIANPQDHRLLVRQAQLLLETNPDRAVVAARSALELQPGSEATAILYASSLARAGRANEAIAALSGFLERSEARDAFNARLALAEMSSAAKDFVRAEALIKQAEAMVAGNKDRQAAVDLGRLGWLASQRQWESFVAMARECLAKNAGDVVLMSRVGATLLESGDPAWAKTGVEFFEMVTRQRPDDPLAFSQLGIGYYRIGQLQEAAAAFEQGLKLDPGHLQLTNDLAWLMCEEQKKPEEAARRIAKAIETIEKGSGDPVAGSLWDTWGVIQYRLGKLDGSKQALEKCLALGEGLAESTRQSARFHLARTLATSDRERSAQLLRELLATPKKDLRLSDAELTEAQALRDQLK; encoded by the coding sequence ATGGGCACTGCGAGTTCGAGCCGGATCTTTAAGCTGATCATTGTGCTTCTCGCTGTCGCGGTGGTCGGTGCAGGCTTGTTTGAGCTGCGCAAATACCGCAAGAGAGTAGCGGTGAGGAAGGCCCTGGCTGCGGGAGAGGCGGCGTACGAGGCCCGGGACTACACGAACGCGGCCACTGAGCTGGGTCGCTATGTGGCCGCGAACAACCAAGATGTTCCCATGCTCCTGAAGTACGCCAACGCCCAACTGAAACGCCGACCCCAGAGTCGAGGAGCCGTCACACAGGCCGTCGCCGCTCTGGACACGATTCTTCGGCTGCAGCCGGCACATGCGGAGGCGGCTGACCGGCTTGTTACCCTGTTCTTGGGGATGGGGGCGCCGGCCGAGGCTGAGCATGCGGCCGAGGCCTGGCACAGGGTTGCCCCGGATAGCCTGGCCGCGCAGAGGCTCCTGGCTCGTGCCTACTGGGCTAACGACAAGCGGGCGAAAGCGGCTGAGACACTCGACCGATTGATCAAGGCCCACCCGGAGGACTATGAGGCAGCAAGCCTGTCTGTCTCGTTCATTCTGGCTGGCCAGATCCCAGGCCCGGAGAGCGCCCCGGCCACCGGGACGGCTCCGGCCGACCAGGTTCCCTCTGTTTCGACCTCGACCCCGTTGGCGTCGGCCGACCAACTCGTCGCCACCTGGGATCGATGCATCGAGGTGCTCGATGAAGCCGTGGCCCGCAATCCCAAGGTTGCCGCTGCCCGAATTGTCCGGGCTTCGCATACCTACAGAATCGCCAGGATCTTCGCTGCCGCTGGAGAATCGCAACGCGCCCAGGAGAACCGGGAGCGCGTTCTGGAGGATCTTGCCGAGGCCGTCCGACTGGAGTCGACGAACTGGGAAGATGCGGTCCAGATCGCCCAACTATTCGTGGATATCGGTCGGCGAAACGAAGCCAACGCCCAGTTCGACCGGGCGGAGGCACTGGCCCCTACGGAGGTCGACGTCTATCTGGTTCGCTGTGCGCTGGCCATCGACCTGAACGAGGCCGAAGGTGGCGCGGCCGTGTTGGATCGGGCATTCAAGCTGCCGCTGGGTGACAGGCGATATGACCTGCTCGCTCCCGCAGTCGAACTGTACGCGATGGCGAACCGGCCGAAGGATGCTCGTGCCCGGCTGGATGAGGCCAGGAAACCAGACACCCCGGCGGAAGTGCTCCGTTACCTGGAAGGCGTGGTGGCGTTCGCCGACGGCAACGTGGCCGACGCCATGCCCAAGCTCGAAGAGGCCCTGAAACTGGCGGGTGCGAACCCGCGACTGGTCGGTGCCTATCTGTGGCTCGGACGCGCCTACGTCGCCAGCGGCAATCCTCGTAGGGCTATCTCGCCTCTCAAGGAGTACGTGCGTGGCGCGGTCCAGGTGGGACGTTCGCCCACAGCTGGCCAGATGGCCCTCTCCCAGGTCTACTCGGAGCTGGGGCGATGGGAGGATGCGATCAAGGCGTTCACCGAGGCTCGATCCAACCCGTATGCGGCCCGGTCGGCCACCCTGAGGTCCCTCCAGATGCAGAGCCTTCTTGCTCGGCCGGGTGGGGCCAAACCCGACGCCCGTAAGATCGAAACGCTCTACCGCGAGGTCAGAGAGCGGAGTGACGCGGTGCCCCAAGATGTGGCCCTGAAAGTCCAGTTGGCCCAACTGACGTACTTCCGAGGACAGCTGGAGGAAGCAGTCAAGATCCTCAAATCAACACGTGATGAGTCGCGCGAGACTGCTACCATCACCGCAGCCCTGGTCGGAATCCTCATCGACGCAGGCAAGCACAGAGAGGCTATCGAGGAGTGCACCGCGGCCATCTCCTCGGCCGACAAGACCCAGCTTCCCCTGTTTCAGGCCATGTTGGCTGAGGTGTACGCCCGGCAAGGTGATCAGGAGATGGCTCGCAAGACGTTCACCGCCGCCGCGGAGCAGGCAACCGGCTCGGGTCGGACCCTCATCCGAACCCAGCTGGCCGAGTGGTTGGTTCGACAGCAACACGTGGAGGAAGCTCGCGAGGTGCTCGCACGCGTCGTGGAGGAAGAACCGGGCAACGTGGCGATCCTGAACCGGCTTCTCGCTCTGAGACCGGACCCCGGGAAATTCTCAGCCCTGGTCGAGCAGTTGAAGAAGGCCGAAGGGGAATCCGGGCTCCATTGGCGCTACTGGCAGGCGGTGGGGTGGCTTCAGAGCGACGACTGGCAGAACCACCGCAGGGAGATCGAGGCCAATCTCAACGAGTGTCTGGCCAAGGACCCGGAGTTCAGCGAAGCCGCTCTGGCTCTTACCCAGCGATACGCGAAGGCTGGGGAATGGGAGCTCGCAATCGGCGTCTCCCGCAAAGCGTTTGCCCTCGATTCGCAGAACATCCAACTTGCCGTTGGGGTTCTGGAAGCTGCGGCGAAGTTGCGGCGGTGGAGCGAGGTCGATCAGGTCCTCGCGGCCTTGCCTGCAGAGGCCCTGAATCGTCCCGAAGTGCTGCAGTTCCGGGTTCAGCAAGCGTTTCAGCGAGGGGATGCCAGGGGAGCCGTGGCTCTGCTCGAAGAACAGGTTAAGGATGGCAGGGACTACGCGGCACGGCTGAACTTGGCCCGGGCACTCTCCACCTCGCCCGAAGGTGCCACCCGGGCTCGGCAGCTGTTGGCAGAAGCGGCCGCCATCAAGCCCGAAGCCCCCGAAGTGCTCGCTGCACGCGTCGAGTTCCACCTCGATCGCTCCGAGTTTAAGGAGGCACTCGACCTGTGCGGCGAGGCAATCGCCAGGAAGCCCTCGGCGGATGCCTACCAGTTGCGCGCTCGGGTTCACGAGGCTCAGCGAGACTTGGCCTCAGCCGCAGTCGATCTCCAGCAGGTTGCGAGCCTGGAGGGTAGGGCGGAGGAAGGGTATCTGGCAGTGGGGCGGATGTACTATCGCCAGAACCAGTTTCAGCAGGCCGTGGAAAGCTGGGAAGCGGGACTGAAACTGATGCCCAGGTCGTACCTTCTCCGCGGGGCTTTGGCCGAGGCTCGGGTGAGCTCAGGGGACAAGTCCGAGAAGGAGAAGGGGCGAATTCTCCTTGACGAGTTGCTCCGGGATCTGGAGCAGGGACTCAAGGAACGTCCCAAGGATGAACAGCTGCTGAATCTGAGGGACGAGCTGCTACTCACACGGGTCGAACTTCAGCTGACTTCACTTGATGAGACTCAGTTCAAAGTCCGGAAGCCGGAGGAGATCACAGCTTTCTTGCAGGAGTTGGAGGGAGTATGCGACCGGATCCTGGCCAGGAATCCGAAATCAAGCTTCGCCTACGCCTTGTTGGCGCAAACAGCCCTTGTCCAAGAAGAACAGGCCTTGAGGCGCGCGGACCGAACGGTAGCTCAGCGGCAACGGGCGAGGGGGTTGGACTACCTGGATCGTGGAGTGATCGCCAATCCCCAAGACCACAGGCTGCTGGTGAGGCAAGCTCAGTTGCTCCTCGAAACGAACCCGGATCGTGCCGTGGTCGCCGCCCGAAGCGCCCTTGAGCTACAGCCGGGCAGCGAGGCGACGGCAATTCTCTATGCCTCGAGCCTGGCGAGAGCCGGTCGAGCGAACGAGGCGATTGCCGCTCTCTCTGGCTTCCTGGAGCGATCCGAAGCCAGGGATGCCTTCAACGCACGACTGGCTCTGGCGGAGATGAGCAGTGCGGCGAAGGACTTCGTTCGGGCGGAGGCCCTGATCAAGCAGGCAGAGGCCATGGTGGCTGGGAACAAGGACCGCCAGGCAGCAGTGGATCTCGGCCGCTTGGGATGGCTGGCTTCCCAGCGCCAATGGGAGTCTTTCGTGGCCATGGCTCGTGAGTGTCTGGCCAAGAATGCCGGGGATGTGGTCTTGATGTCGAGAGTCGGGGCGACTCTGCTGGAATCAGGCGATCCCGCCTGGGCGAAAACCGGCGTCGAGTTCTTCGAAATGGTGACCCGGCAACGCCCCGACGACCCCTTGGCCTTCTCACAGCTCGGGATCGGATACTATCGGATTGGCCAGCTTCAAGAAGCCGCGGCGGCCTTCGAACAGGGCTTGAAGCTCGATCCAGGCCATCTACAGCTGACCAACGATCTCGCTTGGCTGATGTGCGAGGAGCAGAAGAAGCCGGAGGAGGCGGCCCGGCGGATCGCGAAGGCGATCGAGACCATCGAGAAGGGCAGCGGCGACCCGGTGGCAGGCAGCCTGTGGGATACCTGGGGCGTGATTCAGTATCGACTCGGGAAGTTGGACGGGTCGAAGCAAGCCCTGGAGAAGTGCCTGGCGCTCGGGGAGGGGCTGGCCGAATCTACGAGGCAGTCGGCTCGTTTCCATCTGGCGAGAACGCTGGCCACCAGCGATCGCGAGCGAAGCGCGCAGTTGCTCCGCGAACTTCTGGCTACTCCCAAGAAGGACCTGAGGCTCTCTGATGCCGAGTTGACCGAGGCCCAGGCCTTGCGCGATCAACTGAAGTGA
- a CDS encoding PilZ domain-containing protein translates to MVTSGPSLSRLAAAVGPLTFGIERRAHPRVGFDCPVRWGMEGAGRIGWARDASESGAGFIVRSSEAPEVGQMLELVFKLDNYCEWMVDRKAEVCWSQMVEPGVYHIGVRLHGSQFGRSRFPRV, encoded by the coding sequence ATGGTGACTTCCGGCCCATCATTGTCACGACTGGCGGCGGCGGTCGGACCTTTGACCTTCGGTATCGAGCGAAGGGCTCATCCCAGGGTGGGCTTCGACTGTCCGGTTCGATGGGGCATGGAAGGCGCTGGCCGGATCGGCTGGGCCCGGGATGCCAGTGAGAGCGGCGCGGGGTTCATTGTGAGGTCATCCGAGGCACCAGAAGTTGGCCAGATGCTGGAACTGGTTTTCAAGCTCGACAACTACTGCGAATGGATGGTCGACCGCAAGGCCGAGGTCTGCTGGAGCCAGATGGTTGAGCCCGGGGTCTACCACATCGGCGTGAGGCTACATGGATCCCAGTTCGGCAGGAGCCGTTTTCCTCGAGTCTGA
- a CDS encoding ABC transporter ATP-binding protein translates to MTGKTECAATDATIRLESVRKCFGEFTALENLTLEVQAGELFAFLGPNGAGKTTTIKLIAGLLTPTSGSVFVCGYPMGRDGRLAKAQLAYVPDQPFLYEKLTGREFLDFVGRMYGLSRETYTQRSGELIERLEMADFLDQLTESYSHGMKQRTVIAAALLHQPRVLVIDEPLVGLDPKTVRTVKDLMREMTQAGRTVFMSTHTLEVAEAVADRIGIIHHGRVVAMGTLSELRPLGGRSETLESVFLRLTTEESGPDLRAVS, encoded by the coding sequence ATGACCGGTAAGACTGAGTGTGCCGCAACTGACGCCACGATTCGCCTGGAGAGCGTTCGCAAATGCTTCGGTGAGTTCACTGCTCTCGAGAACCTGACCTTGGAGGTTCAGGCAGGCGAGTTGTTCGCCTTCCTCGGGCCAAACGGGGCTGGCAAGACGACGACAATCAAGCTGATCGCCGGTCTGCTTACTCCGACGTCGGGCAGCGTGTTCGTCTGCGGGTATCCAATGGGTCGCGATGGCCGCCTGGCCAAGGCTCAGCTCGCCTATGTGCCCGACCAACCGTTCCTTTACGAGAAACTGACAGGCCGTGAGTTCCTGGATTTCGTGGGCCGGATGTATGGTCTGAGCCGCGAGACGTACACCCAACGTTCGGGCGAGTTGATCGAACGATTGGAGATGGCTGATTTCCTCGATCAGCTCACGGAGAGCTACTCGCACGGCATGAAGCAGCGAACGGTGATTGCCGCGGCCCTGCTGCATCAGCCTCGCGTGCTGGTGATCGACGAGCCGCTGGTAGGACTTGATCCCAAGACGGTGCGAACCGTCAAGGACCTGATGCGAGAGATGACCCAGGCCGGGCGGACGGTCTTCATGAGTACCCACACGCTGGAGGTGGCCGAGGCGGTGGCGGATCGGATCGGGATTATCCACCATGGCCGCGTCGTCGCCATGGGTACCTTGTCCGAGCTGCGCCCGCTGGGAGGTCGCAGCGAGACCCTGGAGAGCGTTTTCCTGAGATTGACCACCGAGGAGAGCGGCCCCGACCTTCGCGCCGTGTCTTGA
- a CDS encoding DUF4922 domain-containing protein — protein sequence MSCSGGGVSAGSLAQQMDALWRQQSARWPMMKAGLDGLRQSSSRWFDINGSRVLGQCNPARVKSAGAKVDAASLAARPCFLCGNNRPAEQESVPYRDGWVVLCNPMPIFDPHFTVVAENHVPQRIIPALPTMLGLSHDTGGRFTVFYNGPLCGASAPDHLHVQASPFGASPFEAELAEELNRKGNDSGQSWIEWLRSSPVRLGVSRAGRRPAVFLMGQDEASVRAAVRHAIEVLGEVHPAGPEPMLNLFAAFIEGRWLVWFYPRRAHRPSCFGHGPEQCLISPGAADLAGVLILPRPADFERMTADNVASVFGEVLLTPQAFARLRDRLRG from the coding sequence GTGAGTTGCAGCGGTGGCGGTGTCTCGGCGGGCAGCCTTGCCCAGCAGATGGACGCGCTCTGGCGACAACAGTCCGCCCGGTGGCCGATGATGAAGGCCGGCCTCGATGGCCTCAGGCAATCATCTTCCCGGTGGTTTGACATCAACGGTTCTCGGGTCCTGGGCCAGTGCAACCCTGCCCGGGTCAAGAGCGCCGGGGCCAAGGTCGACGCGGCTTCCCTGGCCGCACGTCCTTGTTTCCTCTGTGGCAACAACCGACCGGCTGAGCAGGAGTCGGTTCCCTATCGCGATGGCTGGGTGGTTCTCTGCAACCCCATGCCGATCTTCGACCCGCATTTTACCGTCGTGGCCGAGAACCACGTTCCCCAGCGGATCATCCCCGCGCTACCAACGATGCTCGGCCTGTCTCATGATACCGGGGGGCGGTTCACCGTCTTCTACAACGGGCCGCTGTGTGGTGCGTCTGCACCTGATCACTTGCACGTCCAAGCCTCACCCTTCGGCGCGTCCCCATTTGAGGCCGAACTGGCCGAGGAACTGAATCGAAAGGGGAACGACAGCGGCCAGAGTTGGATCGAGTGGCTGCGGAGTTCCCCGGTACGCCTGGGCGTCAGTCGTGCCGGTCGCCGCCCTGCGGTCTTCCTGATGGGGCAGGACGAAGCGTCCGTTCGGGCGGCCGTCAGACACGCCATCGAGGTCCTCGGCGAGGTTCATCCGGCCGGACCGGAACCGATGCTCAATCTGTTCGCCGCGTTCATCGAAGGGCGATGGTTGGTCTGGTTCTATCCTCGTCGAGCTCACCGGCCGTCCTGCTTCGGCCATGGTCCCGAGCAGTGCCTGATCAGCCCTGGCGCCGCCGACCTGGCCGGAGTCCTGATTCTCCCTCGTCCAGCTGACTTTGAACGAATGACCGCGGACAATGTCGCCAGTGTCTTCGGGGAGGTTCTTCTGACCCCGCAGGCCTTCGCTCGGCTGCGGGATCGACTGCGGGGGTGA
- a CDS encoding glycosyltransferase family 2 protein: MAASTLVIPYTGRTPVEWLKTSSAAWRQAGVSRAILVGPAGHDRLPEDGVRWVRITTGQPFSGEVWREVLLEAAGEVLFCVNGDAGVAIGESGLHRLANVLVETGSPFVYCHYLEDAAEGIVEHTTIDYQLGSVRDGFDFGPMIALSLDAIRLAEQRFGPLSDSNCGALYDLRLRLSVAALPLRVPECLYTCRRLEHRPTGQQQFDYVDPRNREAQEQMERIVTDHLKRIGAWLEPQFDPVPACRDDYPVLASVVIPVRNREKTVADAARSALSQATHFPFNVIVVDNHSTDGTTRILDELAASDPRLVHLVPQTTDLQIGGCWNLAIQAARCGRYAVQLDSDDLYSSPGTLQIVVDKLREGPYAMVVASYQLVNFQLQEIPPGLIDHREWTRDNGRNNLLRVNGLGAPRAFDTSVARRCPFPNVSYGEDYAAGLRISREYDIGRIFESVYLCRRWEGNTDANLPLATKNRHDTYKDRIRTMEILARQQFVAKGRLKP, translated from the coding sequence TTGGCTGCGAGCACGCTTGTGATTCCGTACACCGGCCGCACGCCGGTCGAGTGGCTTAAGACCTCTTCGGCCGCCTGGCGGCAGGCGGGAGTCAGCCGGGCTATTCTGGTCGGGCCCGCCGGCCACGACCGCTTGCCGGAAGATGGCGTTCGCTGGGTCCGGATCACGACTGGGCAACCCTTCAGCGGAGAGGTCTGGCGCGAGGTCCTCCTCGAGGCGGCCGGTGAGGTCCTGTTTTGTGTCAACGGCGACGCCGGTGTGGCTATCGGTGAATCGGGCCTCCACCGGCTGGCGAACGTCCTGGTGGAGACCGGCTCACCGTTCGTCTACTGCCACTACCTCGAGGATGCCGCCGAAGGCATAGTCGAGCACACCACCATCGACTACCAGCTCGGCAGCGTACGCGATGGCTTCGATTTCGGCCCCATGATCGCCCTCAGCCTGGATGCGATCCGGCTGGCCGAGCAGCGTTTCGGTCCCTTGAGCGACTCGAACTGCGGAGCACTCTACGATCTGCGGCTCCGTCTATCCGTCGCGGCCCTGCCCCTTCGTGTTCCCGAGTGCCTCTACACCTGTCGCCGCCTGGAACACCGGCCTACAGGCCAACAGCAGTTCGACTACGTCGATCCTCGCAACCGCGAGGCCCAGGAGCAGATGGAGCGGATCGTAACCGACCATCTCAAGAGAATCGGCGCCTGGCTCGAACCGCAGTTCGACCCCGTTCCCGCCTGCAGGGATGACTATCCCGTCCTGGCCAGCGTAGTCATCCCGGTCCGCAACCGTGAGAAGACGGTGGCCGACGCGGCCCGGTCGGCGCTGAGCCAGGCGACCCACTTCCCCTTCAACGTTATCGTGGTCGACAACCACTCGACGGACGGTACCACCCGAATCTTGGACGAGCTGGCGGCTTCGGATCCTCGCCTCGTGCACCTCGTGCCTCAGACAACGGATCTGCAGATCGGCGGCTGCTGGAATCTGGCCATCCAGGCAGCCCGGTGCGGTCGCTATGCGGTCCAGCTCGATTCCGACGACCTGTACTCGAGCCCGGGAACGTTGCAGATCGTGGTGGACAAGCTGCGCGAGGGACCCTACGCGATGGTCGTCGCCTCGTATCAGTTGGTGAACTTCCAACTTCAGGAAATCCCGCCCGGGCTGATCGATCACCGGGAATGGACCCGCGACAACGGTCGGAACAACTTGCTCCGCGTCAACGGATTGGGTGCTCCTCGGGCCTTCGATACCAGCGTCGCCCGGCGCTGCCCTTTCCCCAACGTCAGTTATGGCGAGGACTATGCCGCCGGCCTGAGGATTTCCCGCGAATACGACATCGGGCGAATCTTCGAGTCCGTCTACCTCTGTCGCCGCTGGGAAGGAAACACTGACGCCAATCTGCCACTGGCAACCAAGAATCGCCACGATACCTACAAGGACCGTATCCGCACGATGGAAATCCTGGCTCGCCAGCAGTTCGTGGCCAAAGGCAGGTTGAAGCCGTGA